GGTGCTTATGCATTAGGGCTTCAAAAATCAGGAAAAATAACAGTAGGTAATAAAGCAGATATAGTAGTTATGGAAGATGAATTTAAAACTCCTGTGACACTTGATAATATATTTGACCAGATAGTAGTGCAAGGTAAAAAAGAATTTATATCAAATGTATACATAGATGGTAGACATATTTTAAAAGAAAAACAGTTAGTTGATTTAGATAAAAAAGCTATTGTTAAAGAAATGAAAGATGTTGCCTGTGAATTTTGGAAGTTTTAATAAATGTAAATAAACATGAAAAGGGGAAGTAAACAATGTATAATTTTTTAGGGAAAGAATTAAAATCACCTTTTATAATAGGTTCAGGTCCGTTGACATATAGTGCAGCTGGATGTAAGATACTAAGTGATGCAGGAGCAGGGGCAGTTGTTACTAAGACTATAAGAAAAGAAAGAGCTATAAATCCAGCACCTCATATGGTTAGAAACACAGCAAATGCTCTTTTAAATAATGAGAAATGGACAGATTTTGAGCCAGAGCAATGGATAGATTTTGAAATACCACAAATGAAAAAAGATGGAACTGTATGTATAGCTTCAGTAGGTCATACAATAGAAGAAAGTAGTGAATTAGTAGAAAAGGTTGCAAATGCAGGAGCTGACTTTATCGAGCTTGTATCTTATGACTATAGAGATTTAATACCAATGCTTAAAGATGCAAAAGAAAGAGTGAATATACCAGTAATAGTTAAACTTCCTCCTATGATAGACGAAATAGGGGCTTTTGCTAAAAAATTAGAAGAAGCAGGAGCAGATGCAATAACTGCTTGTGATTCTGTAGGGCCAGCACTTAGAATTGACATAGAAACTGGTCAACCTTTATTAGGCGGAAATGGAATTGGATATTTAAGTGGAGAAACTATTAAACCAATAACTTTACAAAGAATATATGAAATAAAAAAAGAAGTAAAGATACCTATAATAGGGTTAGGTGGATGTGTTAGTGGAGATGATGCCTTAGAAATGATTATGGCAGGTGCTGACTTTGTTGGTATATGCTCAGTAGTAATACTAAAAGGTGCTCAAGTAATAGCTAAAATCCACAATGACTTAAATTCTAATCTTGACAGACTAGGATATAAAACTATAGAAAATGCTTGTGGTGTAGTACATAAGCATATGGGAGAGGTAAATGAAAGACTTAGTTTTGAATTTACTTATGATGAAGAAAAATGTACTAAATGTAAGATGTGTGAGAGAGTATGTGCATATCAAGCCAGAAAACTAAATGACAAAATGGAATTAAATAAAGATGAATGTAGATATTGTGGTCTTTGCATATCAGTATGTAAACCAAAGGCACTTGGAAGAAAGATTTCATGTTCAGAATTAAATGCATAAGATAGTTTAAGAAAATATAATTTTAAAAGCTAAAGATTTAGATACAGATAAAGGATACCATTATTGAAATGGTATCTTTTTGTTTATAGTTGTTGTTTGTATTTACATCTATATTAATTATTTTTTTCAGTGATTGGAAGTAATGGTTTTATTAATTAAATTTCTAATAACTATTTTCAATATATATGTTAACATTGTATAGCATTTGTATAAGATGTTATAATAATTAATAGGGATGGTGATGTAAGTGGAAGATAAAATTTTAGAATTATTACATATTATAAATAAAGACGTGGTTAGCATGAAAAATGACATGTCAGAAGTAAAACAAGAAATAAGTGTAATGAAGGAAGACATAAGCGAAGTAAAACAAGAATTAAGTATAGTGAAAAAAGAAATGAGTGAAGTAAAACAAGAAGTAAGTGTGATGAAGAAAGAAATGAGTGAAGTAAAACAAGAAGTAAGCATAATGAAAAAAGATATGTATGAAGTAAAACAAGAAGTAAGTGTGATGAAGAAAGAAATAAATGAAGTAAAACAAGAAGTAAGCATAATGAAAAAAGATATGTATGAAGTAAAACAAGAAGTAAGTGTAATAAAAAAAGAAATAGATATAGTGAAAGATAATTTATATGAAGTTAAATTAGAAATGAACTCTATGCAAAATCAAATAAGTAATGCAAGTAAAGATATAAGTGAAATTAAAGCAGAAAGTATTATAGTTAATGAAAAGCTATATGAAATAGATGTTAAAGTAGATGCCTTAGAATCTAAAGGAAAATCAATTAAAGAACAACAAATTGAACAAAATAGTATTTTAGGAAGTTTATTACATAACTCTGAAATAAATAAAGCTACTCATGATAATATGGAACATAGTATAGCACATATAAAAGGTGATACAAATGCTATAAAAGAAGATGTTTCCGAAATAAGAAGAGATTTAAATTTAGTGGAATTAGCTACCAGTAAAAATTGGAGCGATATTGTAAAATTAAAATCAGCTAGATAATCTTTTAATTATATTAACTTATCATCCATAAAAGTATAAACTTTTATATACAAATAGATTCTTGTGATAGTTTTACTATTTATTATAAATTTTAGAAATTAAAATAAAAAATTGAGAAAAGATCATTTGAAAAATGCTTTTGGTCTTTTTTTTATGCACTTATAAAAATATCATAAAAATAAAATTTAAAATTTGCTTAATAAAAAACTACAGAACAGTTGGAATAGGCAAATTTTTATCAATAAAAGTATAAAAAAATTATTCTATGCAAATGTATGCAAATGTTGGCATTAAAATTGCTGTATAGAAATAATAAATAGTAATGTACATAAAGATTGTATTATACAATAGTGTTACTATTTTTAATTATAGATATTGGTTTATATCTATAAGCTAGATAGAAACTTGTATGTTTTATGTTGCAGATACAAATATAGTAAAGGAGAGTACATGGGTACAACTGAGATACATAGCTTATTAAGTTTTTCTGTCTTATGATAATTATGTTATAAAATATTCATAAATATTTTGATTTTCAATTTGAAAATTATTTTATGCTTAAATTAATTATTATGTAATTAATTTAATAACAAAAACAGTGAAAGAGTAAATAATATTATTTACAGGGGGTAATAAAAAAGTATATTAAATAAGTTGTACTTTTAGCCCCGTACATAAAGAAATTTATGTAGGACACAACTTTAAAACCAGTAAATCCTAAAGCCTTGCAACTACAATAAAAGATAGAAAGAAACTTTTATGAATGTGGTGAAAACCAGAAACAATAGCAAGGATGGTATATGGTGAGAGCCTAAGTACTTTACAATGGACATTTGGTCGCCAAGCCTAGAAATAGGAAGGTCAAACGACTATCTCGAAAGAGAGTACACTATAAGCGATTGATGGTGGAAACGGGTTGCTCTTAACAGATAATGCTGAAGATGAAGAAATAGTCTACGCTCATATGAAAGTATGAGGCCACTTAAAATTAAAGTGGCATCTATAAAGTAGCGTTTATAGGTAAATGTTTAAAACTTATAAAATATAAATACTTATGAAAACTTATAATCTATAATGATTAAGATTGAAAGATTAAGATTGGATTAGAATGGTTGTAAAAAATTTCAAGTCCATAGCTGCAATACTCTTATATTTGTAAAGAACTGTGTAACATATACAAAATAATAAAATAAATTTGATTGTTAATAATTAAATTTATTGTACATGATTTTTAAGTATGAAAACTTAAATGTATTACTGAGTATAGTAAGATTTATAAAAGTCATTTAATTTAATATATTAAATTTTTAAGTATTTATATAATTCAATAAGTTTTATGTAACGGGAGTTTTTATTATGAAAGCAAAAAGTACATCAAAATTTGAATTAGACGGAATACCACCACTAAAGGAAGCGATACCTTTGGGGTTACAACACTTAATGGCAATGGTAATAGGTAGTTGTTTACCAGCAATATTAGTTGCAAATGTAGCTGGACTTGATCATAAAATGTCTACTCTATTGATTCAAGCAGCATTAATATTTGCAGGATTATCAACTTTGTTACAATTATATCCAATACCACTATTTAAAGGATTTAAATTGGGAGGAGGAATACCAGTTATAATGGGAGCTACAGCAATGTTCATAGGAGCTGGAGTTTCTGTTGCGGGTAAGTATGGATTACCTGTGTTATTTGGTTCTCAAATAGTTGCTGGTATAGTAATAATCATAATTAGTTTTGGTCTTAAAAAAATAAGATTTATATTTACTCCAGTTGTATCTGGTACGATAGTTGCATGTATGGGCCTTGGACTTTTTCCAATAGCCATAAAAAACTTAGCTGGTGGTATGGGGAATGAGACATTTGGACAACCAATTAATTTTATAGTTGGAATAGCTGTATCACTTATGATATTAGGATTAAATAAATACGGAAAAGGATTATTTAAAGATGCATCAATATTAGTTAGCATAATTTTTGGATATATTTTATCTCTAATGTTGGGAATAGTAAATTTTTCTTCAATTCAAGAGTTTACTTTAATTGCACTTCCAAAACCACTTGCTTTTGGATTAGATATAAAGATTGAGGTTGTAGTAATGTTTTCAATAATATATTTGGTTGAGATAGCTGATATTATGGGAGCATGTACACTTTCAGCAGTAGGAGGACTTAATAGACAAGTGACAGATGAAGAGCTTTCTTCTGCTGTTTTAGGCAATGGAGTTTTATCTACAATAGGAGCATTGTTTTCTGCTACTCCAATGGGGATGTTTGGTCAAAACTCTGCAATCGTTTCTAATACAAAAATTGTAAGTA
This sequence is a window from Clostridioides difficile. Protein-coding genes within it:
- a CDS encoding dihydroorotate dehydrogenase, coding for MYNFLGKELKSPFIIGSGPLTYSAAGCKILSDAGAGAVVTKTIRKERAINPAPHMVRNTANALLNNEKWTDFEPEQWIDFEIPQMKKDGTVCIASVGHTIEESSELVEKVANAGADFIELVSYDYRDLIPMLKDAKERVNIPVIVKLPPMIDEIGAFAKKLEEAGADAITACDSVGPALRIDIETGQPLLGGNGIGYLSGETIKPITLQRIYEIKKEVKIPIIGLGGCVSGDDALEMIMAGADFVGICSVVILKGAQVIAKIHNDLNSNLDRLGYKTIENACGVVHKHMGEVNERLSFEFTYDEEKCTKCKMCERVCAYQARKLNDKMELNKDECRYCGLCISVCKPKALGRKISCSELNA
- a CDS encoding purine/pyrimidine permease, which codes for MKAKSTSKFELDGIPPLKEAIPLGLQHLMAMVIGSCLPAILVANVAGLDHKMSTLLIQAALIFAGLSTLLQLYPIPLFKGFKLGGGIPVIMGATAMFIGAGVSVAGKYGLPVLFGSQIVAGIVIIIISFGLKKIRFIFTPVVSGTIVACMGLGLFPIAIKNLAGGMGNETFGQPINFIVGIAVSLMILGLNKYGKGLFKDASILVSIIFGYILSLMLGIVNFSSIQEFTLIALPKPLAFGLDIKIEVVVMFSIIYLVEIADIMGACTLSAVGGLNRQVTDEELSSAVLGNGVLSTIGALFSATPMGMFGQNSAIVSNTKIVSKFVLAIGGIGLFLAGVSPLLANLIRTIPPCVVGGATLVIFSTLTTSGLRLVSMDGFNQENSMILGLSMAAGIGFMVVPQVLEKFPKFIETLLADSSVVSGAMVAIIVQGLYMIKFSKGKDNKNKKENI